Proteins encoded within one genomic window of Diorhabda sublineata isolate icDioSubl1.1 chromosome 1, icDioSubl1.1, whole genome shotgun sequence:
- the LOC130441169 gene encoding protein BCCIP homolog: protein MAGPKKKPRNPSKSGSEESENEESDSGTYLGQKEIQATFEGRNPESQDFHGIKQLLSQLFLKAHIDLSQLSDLLIAQNGIGSVLKQSYGDSDDEDEDVDMNDEKDVFGITSVISLTSSKNTPCIQQFYSLLEELGQKHADESVQNIIKNIVTQHRIGFLINERFVNIPAQISLPLFTSLSDEVDRMAKKYPYYDFEYYILICKTCRSKDNKDEEFFTNEEEEIFSKEADLTFDFCVANESDVGLGGKWLANDRQVIPYRRIVIFKADKLKNIVTKISTFVQSS from the exons atggCCGGTCCAAAGAAAAAGCCAAGAAATCCTTCAAAATCTGGATCTGAAGAATCGGAAAATGAGGAAAGTGATTCCGGCACCTATCTTGGTCAAAAG GAAATTCAAGCTACGTTTGAGGGCCGAAATCCGGAAAGTCAGGATTTTCATGGTATCAAACAACTTTTGAGTCAACTCTTTTTAAAAGCTCATATAGATCTCTCTCAACTGAGCGATTTGTTAATTGCACAAAATGGTATCGGCTCTGTTTTGAAACAAAGTTACGGTGATAGTGATGACGAGGATGAAGATGTGGATATGAATGATGAAAAGGACGTATTTGGAATTACAAGTGTTATTAGTTTGACATCTTCAAAA aacACACCGTGTATACagcaattttattcattattggaGGAACTTGGACAAAAACATGCTGATGAGTCagttcaaaatatcatcaagaATATAGTAACACAACATAGGATaggatttttaataaatgaacgATTTGTCAATATACCAGCACAAATTTCATTGCCTTTGTTCACATCTTTAAGTGATGAAGTAGATAGAATGGCAAAGAAATATCCTTATTATGATTTTGAGTATTACATACTGATTTGTAAAACATGCAGATCAAAAGATAACAAAG ATGAAGAGTTTTTCACAAATGAAGAAGAGgaaatattttccaaagaaGCAGAtttaacttttgatttttgtgtTGCTAATGAAAGTGATGTAGGATTAGGAGGCAAATGGCTTGCCAATGATCGGCAAGTTATACCCTATAGAAGAATAGTCATTTTTAAAGCggataaacttaaaaatattgTCACTAAAATAAGTACTTTTGTTCAGTCATCATAA